Proteins from a genomic interval of Kribbella aluminosa:
- a CDS encoding hydroxypyruvate isomerase family protein produces MSHQLRYTVNCSLLFTERPLLERPAAARRAGFSAVEFWWPFVEAVPPDRQVDAFVTAVTDAGVQLTGLNFFAGDMPGGDRGLVSWPKRSGEFRDNIDVAVGIGERLGTQGFNALYGNRVDGATEQEQDDVAVENLRLAAQAAARIGATVLVEPVSGAPRYPLKLAADALGVIDRVQAGYDVPNLGLLADLYHLAVNGDDVDRVIAEHTDRVAHVQIADNPGRNEPGTGTLPLDHQLSALEAGGYAGWVGLEYKPSTTSETSFGWLPFERR; encoded by the coding sequence ATGAGTCACCAGTTGCGGTACACGGTGAACTGTTCGTTGCTGTTCACCGAGCGGCCCCTTCTCGAGCGGCCCGCGGCCGCCCGGCGGGCCGGGTTCAGCGCGGTGGAGTTCTGGTGGCCGTTCGTCGAGGCCGTCCCGCCGGACCGCCAGGTCGACGCGTTCGTCACCGCGGTCACCGACGCCGGCGTCCAGCTGACCGGCCTGAACTTCTTCGCCGGCGACATGCCGGGCGGCGACCGCGGACTGGTGTCCTGGCCGAAGCGGTCCGGCGAGTTCCGCGACAACATCGACGTCGCGGTCGGCATCGGCGAGCGCCTCGGTACCCAGGGCTTCAACGCGCTGTACGGCAACCGGGTGGACGGCGCGACCGAGCAGGAGCAGGACGACGTCGCGGTCGAGAACCTCCGACTGGCCGCACAGGCCGCCGCGCGGATCGGCGCCACCGTCCTGGTCGAGCCGGTCAGCGGCGCACCGCGGTACCCGCTGAAGCTCGCCGCCGACGCCCTCGGCGTGATCGACCGCGTGCAGGCCGGGTACGACGTACCGAACCTCGGGCTGCTCGCGGACCTGTACCACCTCGCGGTCAACGGCGACGACGTCGACCGGGTGATCGCCGAGCACACCGACCGGGTCGCGCACGTGCAGATCGCCGACAACCCGGGCCGCAACGAGCCCGGTACCGGCACGCTCCCGCTCGACCACCAGCTCAGCGCCCTGGAAGCCGGAGGTTACGCCGGCTGGGTCGGGCTCGAGTACAAGCCGTCCACCACCTCGGAAACAAGCTTCGGCTGGCTGCCGTTCGAGCGCCGCTGA
- a CDS encoding 2-hydroxy-3-oxopropionate reductase, producing MTNIAFIGLGIMGNPMAVHLANAGHTVAGVDHSPERAAALIEAGGRAAGSIADAVKGADVICVMVPDSPDVQDVLEGENGVFQNADTGALIIDFSSIRPDVTQQLAEQARALGFRLLDAPVSGGEAGAKNAALSIMVGGEADDFAQAKPVFDAVGKTVVHVGPSGSGQTVKAANQLIVAANIQAVAEAVVFLEAYGVDTKAALEVLGGGLAGSTVLNQKKENMLSRSFEPGFRIDLHHKDMGIVTAAAREAGVVVPLGALVAQLVASARANGDGKLDHSALLRGVERLSGKDVN from the coding sequence ATGACGAACATCGCCTTCATCGGCCTCGGCATCATGGGTAACCCGATGGCCGTCCACCTCGCCAACGCCGGGCACACCGTGGCCGGCGTGGACCACAGCCCGGAGCGCGCCGCCGCGCTGATCGAGGCCGGCGGCCGGGCCGCCGGCTCGATCGCCGACGCGGTCAAGGGCGCCGACGTGATCTGCGTGATGGTGCCGGACTCGCCGGACGTCCAGGACGTCCTCGAAGGCGAGAACGGCGTCTTCCAGAACGCAGACACCGGCGCGCTCATCATCGACTTCTCCAGCATCCGCCCGGACGTCACCCAGCAGCTCGCCGAGCAGGCCCGCGCGCTCGGCTTCCGGCTGCTCGACGCCCCGGTCTCCGGCGGCGAGGCCGGCGCGAAGAACGCCGCGCTCTCGATCATGGTCGGCGGCGAGGCGGACGACTTCGCGCAGGCCAAGCCGGTGTTCGACGCGGTCGGCAAGACCGTCGTGCACGTCGGCCCGAGCGGCTCCGGCCAGACCGTGAAGGCGGCCAACCAGCTGATCGTCGCCGCGAACATCCAGGCGGTCGCCGAGGCGGTCGTCTTCCTGGAGGCGTACGGCGTCGACACGAAGGCTGCCCTCGAGGTCCTGGGCGGCGGCCTGGCCGGCTCGACCGTCCTCAACCAGAAGAAGGAGAACATGCTGTCGCGCTCCTTCGAGCCCGGGTTCCGGATCGACCTGCACCACAAGGACATGGGCATCGTCACCGCGGCCGCCCGCGAGGCCGGCGTCGTCGTACCGCTGGGTGCCCTGGTGGCGCAGCTGGTCGCGTCCGCCCGCGCGAACGGCGACGGCAAACTCGACCACTCCGCGCTGCTCCGTGGTGTGGAGCGGCTGTCCGGGAAGGACGTCAACTGA